A window of Glycine soja cultivar W05 chromosome 13, ASM419377v2, whole genome shotgun sequence genomic DNA:
GGATTTGGAGCGGGTCATCAACCTCAGGATGGTCACTGAGGGCACTGACTTACATGACATCATGACTCGTTGTCTAAGGAGAGCTAGAGGTGACACAGCAGATGAAAGTCTTAGGCTGCGCCAGAGACGCCGCATAGATtaggatttatatttttattgtacttaaattattaatttttgtatttgtttatgtatGTCATAAAACACATTTACTTACAtcatttatgatttttgtttgtctctctataaatatatgtttgaaatttaaatataaaccaCACACATGAGTCACATTTATAATGacatttgaatatataaaataaagaagataaaataatttgtaatttaaatgttaaaatttataactattctgaaattatatattttaaccatatatatatgtacagtaaagaataaaaaaaattggttttgtgCCTTTTAGAAACATGCCTAAGTATCCCTGTTCgggctttttttttaaattatatgggAGCCGCTTGAGATTGTCCAGGGCCGCTATTTGGCATGTTTTCACGTCAtggaacccaaaaaaaaataaaagcagtgCCCCGTTCCATCGAATCGCACCTCAAACGGAGGCACCAAAAATCAAAACAGTTGGTTTTCGGCCTATTAGAAACATATAACTAGCATTCAATTCAACACAAATATAACAATTTGACACAATAACACTTGTTCACGGAACAATTGATTAATTACATGAACATAAATCCAAtgtacatatacatacataaatattacaAGTTCAGTGTCCGCTTAGGTCTACATGCGTTGTATTAATTGTCATTAGGCTTAAGTATTGTTGCATTCTACCTACATATGCAGTTGGCCATTGTTTTGCCTCTGGATACGCattgcttgaccacaacaaCGCCATAGGCAGTAAGGGACAACGATCTTTCAGAAAAACCTGTTGTAAgtgaaattacaataataagttaaacaaacaaaccaacacattcaataattgaaattatttgagtAAACGAATTTTCAAtggacctgaacaaaatgactgCCATACACATGACCGACGCATATTATGCGATGCACAACAGAATCGGCCGGTGGTCGACTTCTGAGAGGAAAAAATGTGAAGCTCTGTTGGCGTGACAAtgatacaaggattacattatatCTTGACGCAATTACATATCCCATATCCTTTATATCCATCCATTTGTCCATACTAACCTAAATCACATAACAAATACACGTGTCAGTCATATAAACATTACTTATgtaaataaaaagcataaaacacaTACCTTGGATTACCTATCCAGGTGTAGGGACAACCTCAGCTGTTCATATCTCTTCGTGCCACCAAAGATCTTTATGTAGTCTTGTGACcatttgccaagttctttaatcaattcattacgcATCATGGCCCAACACTCTTCTCCCATACCTAACAAAGCGGAAACTGACCGATATCCACAATTACCATCCACTTTCACATCAACAACATCCTCAAGGAAACCATGCATAAATGGcggaaattgatccaacatgggGATCATCCTTGCTGGCTTCGGTGGTGCAAAAGATGATGCACTAGGTCTGACTGAGGTGTTGCTGTTTTGAACCGAATgataagcatcaacatactcccaataaGATGGATCACGCTTTGTCGATCTTTCGCTTCTTTTCATTACCTTTTCCGGGGCACCTTTCGTCCTAACCTTTGTTGGAAGAGGGCACATAGAGGTCTCATCGGGAAACACAAATTCTCAGAGTTTACTCTTGAAAGTAACTTTCTCGCAAACATCAAGTTCCTCAAATCTTTTATGTATTCTATcaatctcttccttgatgctcACTTTGGCCTCACATAGCCCCTGGTTTGAAAAATTAAGTCTCCTCCAGTACATATGGATTGCATCCAGTGGGATGCTACCACCCTCGTACCTTTGTAGCTcgcatgcacaaggaagacctaGCGTGGTTCTCAAGACACACCCACAAGAAGACACATTGTCTTTCAAATAACGTACGCGCTCAAACTCAAtcgaaatttcatttaaagcgtACCTTGACACCATTCCCAGAAAAACGTACGCGCTCAAACTCAAtcgaaatttcatttaaagcgtACCTTGACACCATTCccagaagcctcttgtataatgttttcttaaaaacatGACCAACGACATGCGTACTTATTTCGAATGATGCTCTAATTTCAGTGTGTTGCAGcgtcatcatgttgttcattgcatcccaaacactacagaggtctccaacgctattcTGTAATATCTTCTTCAAAGACCAATGAGCAAATTCAATCCTACATTTAAAACACACAACAGAGAAgacaaattaataacaataatgttccaaacaatcattaaaagaaacttgactaatataataaaacatttaaatacctatttgttgttgtgttgcctaggtgcatcaccttattcgtccaggcCAAGATAAATTTCTCCTTGTGTGGGACAATCCATGTCTCACATACGTAGTCAGTGAACATTGGCCACGGGGAACACGCTACTTGAAACCTTTGAAGGTGCTCAGAGAACTCCTGTTCCGAAGGACAATCTACCAGGTTACCCCAGCTATCCATTACGTACTCCCAAGCATTCTTTTGACCAACAAGTGATTTACactttgccttcacattcttgtctatgtgaaacctgcacaacaaattctTACACTCCGGAAACAcaactttcacagcattcatcAGGGCTAGGTCTCTGTCTGTGACAATAACAACAGGAAGGCgatcatttcttaaaaaaaggcCTCGAAACCGTTCCAATGCccatacaagatatgcaaacccagcagagaaaGTCATCCCGGTTGGTGTCACCCCCACAATGTCAAGCAATGGGAGcctgtacctatttgttttgtaggtattgtCTATCAAAAAAACAAGATGACATGTGTTACATAACTtaactgcatctgggtgacaccaaaacaaatCACGCACCACATCtccatccttcaatctatgccaatgaatgtattggtCACGTTCAAGGAGCCTCATTAGGTGTTGCATTTCACTGTCAtctcctcttattgaagaacggtatgcacttcttgcattgtagatTTGTTTGATTATGGTGTAACTGCTGCt
This region includes:
- the LOC114381751 gene encoding uncharacterized protein LOC114381751; this encodes MKRSERSTKRDPSYWEYVDAYHSVQNSNTSVRPSASSFAPPKPARMIPMLDQFPPFMHGFLEDVVDVKVDGNCGYRSVSALLGMGEECWAMMRNELIKELGKWSQDYIKIFGGTKRYEQLRLSLHLDR